From one Mycolicibacterium sp. HK-90 genomic stretch:
- a CDS encoding TetR/AcrR family transcriptional regulator: protein MRTHGWSGSAPASDEEAIARILDAAGNAIDERGADFSIADVARTLGVTRQTVYRYFPSTDALLVASAVNAASDFLDRVAAHLQGVTDPVEAVAEGIAIALEWLPEDKHIGLLVAPGRADAHTESVTSDVAVDFARALLRKFDVDWAGLGYTDADLDELAEHLLRIIQSFVIDPGRPPRTGEALRSYLRRWVGAAVVGGHVASERPSAGI, encoded by the coding sequence ATGCGTACGCACGGGTGGTCGGGCTCAGCGCCGGCCAGCGACGAGGAGGCGATTGCCCGCATCCTCGACGCTGCGGGCAACGCCATCGACGAGCGGGGTGCCGACTTCTCCATCGCCGACGTCGCGCGCACCCTCGGCGTGACCCGCCAGACCGTGTACCGCTATTTCCCGAGCACAGACGCCCTGCTGGTGGCGTCGGCGGTGAATGCCGCCAGCGACTTCCTGGACCGCGTGGCCGCCCACCTGCAGGGCGTCACGGACCCGGTAGAGGCGGTCGCCGAAGGCATCGCCATCGCCCTGGAGTGGCTACCCGAGGACAAGCACATCGGATTGCTGGTCGCCCCCGGCCGCGCCGACGCGCATACCGAGTCGGTGACCTCCGACGTGGCGGTCGACTTTGCCCGTGCCCTACTGCGCAAGTTCGACGTCGACTGGGCCGGCCTCGGCTACACCGACGCCGATCTCGATGAGCTCGCCGAGCACCTGCTCCGGATCATCCAGTCCTTCGTCATCGACCCGGGCCGGCCGCCGCGCACCGGCGAAGCACTGCGCAGTTACCTGCGGCGGTGGGTCGGCGCTGCCGTGGTGGGCGGGCACGTGGCATCCGAACGGCCGTCCGCGGGGATCTAG
- the purB gene encoding adenylosuccinate lyase has translation MTIPNVLANRYASDEMVAIWSPEAKIVAERRLWLAVLRAQVELGVPVPDGVIDDYERVLENVDLGSIAARERVTRHDVKARIEEFNALAGHEHVHKGMTSRDLTENVEQLQIRSSLELVFSHGVAVVARLAERSVVYRDLVMAGRSHNVAAQATTLGKRFASAAEETLVALTRLRELIDRYPLRGIKGPMGTAQDMLDLFDGDTAKLAELERRVAQFLGFTDVFTSVGQVYPRSLDHDVLSALVQVGAGPSSLAHTIRLMAGHELVTEGFAPGQVGSSAMPHKMNTRSCERVNGLQVVLRGYASMAAELAGAQWNEGDVFCSVVRRVALPDGFFAIDGQTETFLTVLDEFGAYPAVIQRELDRYLPFLATTRILIAAVRAGVGRETAHEVIKEHAVAVALAMREQGREPDLLDRLAADPRLPLDRAALEAALADKQAFTGAAGAQVDGVVAAVDELVSRYPEAAKYTSGAIL, from the coding sequence GTGACGATCCCGAATGTTCTGGCCAACCGCTACGCCAGCGACGAAATGGTCGCGATCTGGTCGCCGGAGGCCAAGATCGTCGCCGAACGCCGACTCTGGCTGGCCGTCCTGCGGGCACAGGTCGAGCTGGGTGTCCCGGTTCCCGACGGCGTGATCGACGACTACGAGCGGGTCCTGGAGAACGTCGACCTCGGCTCGATCGCCGCCCGCGAGCGCGTGACCCGCCACGACGTCAAGGCCCGCATCGAGGAGTTCAACGCGCTGGCCGGCCACGAGCACGTGCACAAGGGCATGACCAGCCGCGATCTCACCGAGAACGTCGAGCAGCTGCAGATCCGCAGTTCCCTCGAGCTGGTGTTCTCGCACGGGGTGGCGGTCGTGGCCCGGCTGGCCGAACGGTCCGTGGTCTATCGCGACCTGGTGATGGCCGGCCGGTCGCACAATGTCGCCGCCCAGGCCACCACGCTGGGCAAGCGGTTCGCCTCGGCAGCCGAAGAGACGTTGGTGGCCCTGACCCGGCTGCGCGAGCTCATCGACCGCTACCCGCTGCGCGGCATCAAGGGCCCGATGGGCACCGCCCAGGACATGCTCGACCTGTTCGACGGGGACACCGCCAAGCTTGCCGAGCTGGAGCGCCGGGTCGCCCAATTCCTCGGATTCACAGACGTTTTCACCAGCGTCGGCCAGGTGTACCCGCGCTCGCTGGACCACGACGTGCTCTCCGCGCTGGTGCAGGTCGGGGCCGGGCCGTCCTCGCTGGCGCACACCATCCGGTTGATGGCCGGCCACGAACTGGTGACCGAAGGCTTCGCGCCCGGGCAGGTCGGCTCCTCGGCCATGCCGCACAAGATGAACACCCGGTCGTGTGAGCGGGTCAACGGCCTGCAGGTGGTACTGCGCGGCTACGCCTCGATGGCGGCCGAACTGGCCGGCGCGCAGTGGAACGAGGGCGACGTGTTCTGCTCGGTGGTGCGCCGCGTCGCGCTGCCCGACGGGTTCTTCGCCATCGACGGGCAGACCGAGACCTTCCTGACCGTGCTCGACGAATTCGGCGCCTACCCGGCGGTGATCCAGCGGGAGCTGGACCGCTACCTGCCGTTCCTGGCCACCACTCGGATCCTGATCGCCGCGGTGCGCGCCGGGGTGGGCCGGGAAACCGCGCACGAGGTGATCAAGGAACACGCCGTGGCCGTCGCTTTGGCGATGCGCGAGCAGGGGCGTGAGCCCGACCTGCTGGACCGGCTGGCCGCCGACCCGCGGCTGCCCCTGGACCGGGCCGCACTGGAGGCCGCGCTGGCCGACAAACAGGCCTTCACCGGGGCCGCAGGCGCCCAGGTCGACGGCGTCGTCGCGGCGGTCGACGAGCTGGTCAGCCGCTACCCCGAGGCCGCCAAGTACACCTCGGGCGCCATCTTGTGA
- the relZ gene encoding bifunctional ribonuclease/(p)ppGpp synthase, with translation MYFVGLDLAWGEKNQTGVAVIDSGGRVLHVGVAQDDDDIAAAIEPYVSGDCLVAIDAPLIVKNATGHRPCERDLNRDFQRFDAGARPAFTERPEFKHPRGARIAAALGLDLDPSSPSSRRAIEVYPHPATVVLFGLDKTLKYKRGTFGDRQRELLRLMTFIEDLDGATPRLRANRNVGWVELRKRIEAATRPGQLDRDEDPVDAMLCAYIALYWYHRPEDVTIYGDFASGYIVTPSLPAERLPRPRTRTAPVAEPALSAAVAEYAGRRPDLVAATEQYLKLVTGLLDDAGINYLSITARTKSVDSFAAKADRRAPDGTRMYTDPLVEITDQVGLRVITYLREDVDAVANLLAEEMRLLDDQDMGLQTARQGRWGYASRHLLIGVEGEQHPASVQVRTVLQHAWAEFEHDVRYKGSIPAEHVSELDRRFTLAAGLLELADREFTEIRERLRLTMSDEDEKSSTDARIATPVLATYLGHRFADAGWSRTDHYGWISGLLLELGITSLDALTGVLNSVDTDEVNRLMDYRFPPGAVRRLDDALLAVFGERYIGLDGNAHRVALLQNRIGKLHSEG, from the coding sequence ATGTACTTCGTCGGACTCGACCTGGCGTGGGGCGAGAAGAATCAGACGGGTGTCGCTGTCATCGACTCCGGAGGCCGGGTCCTCCACGTCGGGGTGGCGCAGGACGACGACGACATCGCGGCGGCCATCGAGCCGTATGTCAGCGGAGACTGCCTGGTCGCCATCGATGCGCCGCTGATCGTGAAGAACGCGACGGGCCACCGTCCGTGCGAGCGGGATCTCAACCGGGACTTCCAGCGGTTCGACGCCGGTGCGCGTCCGGCGTTCACCGAACGGCCGGAGTTCAAGCACCCCCGAGGCGCCCGTATCGCCGCGGCACTGGGTCTGGACCTGGATCCGTCCTCGCCGTCGAGCCGGCGCGCGATCGAGGTCTATCCGCACCCGGCGACCGTCGTGCTGTTCGGGCTCGACAAGACGTTGAAGTACAAGCGCGGCACCTTCGGCGACCGGCAGCGCGAGCTGCTGAGGTTGATGACGTTCATCGAGGACCTCGACGGGGCGACGCCGAGGCTTCGGGCGAACCGCAACGTCGGCTGGGTGGAACTGCGTAAGCGGATCGAGGCGGCCACCCGGCCCGGGCAGCTCGACCGGGATGAGGACCCCGTCGACGCCATGCTGTGTGCCTACATCGCGCTGTACTGGTACCACCGGCCCGAGGACGTGACCATCTACGGCGATTTCGCCTCGGGGTACATCGTCACCCCGTCGCTGCCCGCCGAGCGCCTGCCCCGACCGCGCACCCGGACGGCCCCGGTAGCCGAACCGGCGTTGTCGGCGGCGGTCGCCGAATATGCCGGCCGGCGCCCGGACCTGGTGGCGGCCACCGAGCAGTACCTCAAGCTGGTCACCGGGTTGCTCGATGATGCTGGCATCAACTATCTGAGCATCACGGCACGCACCAAGAGCGTGGATTCGTTCGCGGCCAAGGCCGACCGGCGGGCCCCCGACGGCACCCGCATGTACACCGACCCGCTGGTGGAGATCACCGATCAGGTGGGTTTGCGCGTCATCACCTATCTGCGTGAGGACGTCGACGCGGTGGCCAATCTGCTGGCCGAGGAGATGCGTCTGCTCGACGACCAGGACATGGGTCTGCAGACCGCGCGGCAGGGCCGGTGGGGATATGCCAGCCGGCACCTGCTGATCGGTGTGGAAGGTGAGCAGCATCCGGCGTCGGTCCAGGTGCGTACCGTGCTGCAGCACGCGTGGGCGGAGTTCGAGCACGACGTGCGCTACAAGGGGTCGATCCCGGCCGAGCATGTCAGCGAACTGGATCGCCGTTTCACGCTGGCGGCCGGCCTGCTGGAGCTGGCCGACCGCGAGTTCACCGAGATCCGGGAACGCTTGCGCCTCACCATGTCCGACGAGGACGAGAAATCCTCGACGGATGCGCGTATCGCCACCCCGGTGCTGGCCACCTATCTGGGGCATCGCTTCGCCGACGCCGGCTGGTCGCGGACCGACCACTACGGCTGGATCTCGGGCCTACTGCTCGAACTCGGCATCACCTCACTGGATGCCCTGACGGGAGTGCTGAATTCGGTGGACACCGATGAGGTCAACCGGCTGATGGACTACCGGTTCCCGCCCGGCGCGGTCCGCCGCCTCGATGATGCGTTGCTGGCCGTGTTCGGTGAGCGCTACATCGGCTTGGACGGCAACGCGCACCGGGTCGCCTTGCTACAGAACCGGATCGGAAAGCTGCACAGCGAAGGCTAG
- a CDS encoding TetR/AcrR family transcriptional regulator, which yields MLKVTAAVTPKGERRRYALVRAAAELLCEGGFDAVRHRAVARRAGLPLASTTYYFSSLDDLIAKAVEYIGTRETEQLTAGVAALSRRRRGAESTADILVDLLLGESPEWRGTEELISRYERYIACARQPGLRDIQRRILQQRTDAVVEVVERSGRSVRAELVTALVCAVDGAVVASLVDEGEGPRASARATLIDVIDVLAPVDERAGTRLTG from the coding sequence ATGCTAAAGGTGACGGCAGCAGTCACTCCTAAAGGGGAGCGTCGGCGGTACGCCCTCGTCAGGGCGGCCGCTGAGTTGCTGTGTGAAGGCGGTTTCGACGCTGTGCGGCACCGCGCCGTGGCGCGTCGGGCCGGGCTGCCGCTGGCCTCCACGACGTACTACTTCTCGTCACTCGACGACCTCATCGCGAAGGCCGTTGAATACATCGGAACCCGTGAAACCGAGCAACTCACCGCCGGTGTGGCCGCGCTCTCGAGGCGGCGCCGTGGGGCGGAATCGACCGCTGACATCCTCGTCGATTTGTTGCTCGGCGAATCTCCGGAGTGGCGCGGCACCGAGGAGTTGATCTCCCGCTACGAGCGCTACATCGCCTGCGCCCGGCAGCCTGGGCTGCGCGACATTCAGCGCCGCATCCTCCAACAGCGCACCGACGCCGTGGTCGAGGTGGTGGAACGCTCGGGCCGCTCGGTGCGGGCCGAACTCGTCACGGCCCTGGTGTGCGCCGTGGACGGAGCGGTTGTGGCATCGTTGGTCGACGAAGGGGAGGGGCCCAGAGCCAGCGCCCGCGCCACGTTGATCGACGTCATCGACGTGCTGGCGCCCGTCGACGAGCGGGCGGGTACGCGTCTGACCGGCTGA
- a CDS encoding APC family permease produces MSQPATAEKPQLKRVMGPGLLLLFVVGDILGTGVYALTGQVAKEVGGAAWVPFLAAFLIATITAFSYLELVTKYPQAAGAALYAHKAFGIHFVTFLVAFIVMCSGITSASTASRFFAISFFDAIEVNFDQFFNDHVAGLKTVGVVLLALLFMALIATVNLRGVSESVKLNVILTFIEITGLVIVIAVGLWAIVSGVDVDFSRVVAFETAEQKNAFVAVTAATSLAFFAMVGFEDSVNMAEETKDPVRIFPKVLLTGLGIAGLVYVVVAVIAVALVPVGILSESDSSPLVKVVEAAAPGLPFANILPVISMFAVSNTALINMLMASRLIYGMARQHVLPPVLGTVHPKRHTPWVAILFTTLLAFGLIFYVSAFASGDTVAILGGTTSLLLLAVFSVVNVAVLVLRRDVRAEGGHFKTPTVLPVIGFIASLYLVLPTSGRPAVQYVLALALVVTGVVLFVITKAINRQLGLRGPGITDPTHLADAP; encoded by the coding sequence ATGTCGCAACCCGCAACCGCGGAGAAGCCACAGCTCAAGCGGGTGATGGGGCCCGGCCTGCTATTGCTGTTCGTCGTCGGAGACATCCTCGGCACGGGTGTGTATGCGCTGACCGGGCAGGTCGCCAAGGAAGTCGGCGGCGCCGCCTGGGTTCCGTTCCTGGCGGCCTTCCTGATCGCCACCATCACCGCCTTCAGTTATCTCGAACTGGTCACCAAGTACCCGCAGGCGGCCGGCGCTGCGCTCTACGCGCACAAGGCTTTCGGGATCCACTTCGTCACGTTCCTGGTGGCGTTCATCGTGATGTGCTCCGGAATCACCTCGGCCTCAACGGCTTCCAGGTTCTTCGCGATCAGCTTCTTCGACGCGATCGAGGTCAACTTCGATCAGTTCTTCAACGATCACGTCGCCGGCCTGAAGACGGTCGGAGTCGTCCTGCTGGCCCTGCTGTTCATGGCCCTGATCGCCACGGTGAACCTGCGCGGCGTCAGCGAAAGCGTAAAGCTGAACGTGATTCTCACGTTCATCGAGATCACCGGTCTGGTCATCGTGATCGCGGTGGGGTTGTGGGCCATCGTCAGCGGTGTCGATGTCGACTTCTCCCGCGTCGTCGCGTTCGAGACGGCGGAACAGAAGAACGCCTTCGTCGCGGTCACCGCCGCCACATCGTTGGCCTTCTTCGCGATGGTCGGCTTCGAGGACTCGGTCAACATGGCCGAGGAGACCAAGGACCCGGTGCGGATCTTCCCGAAAGTGTTGTTGACCGGTCTGGGCATCGCGGGCCTGGTCTACGTCGTCGTCGCCGTCATCGCGGTCGCGCTGGTCCCGGTCGGTATCCTCTCCGAATCGGACTCCTCCCCGCTGGTGAAGGTGGTGGAGGCCGCCGCGCCAGGTCTGCCGTTCGCGAACATCCTGCCGGTCATCTCGATGTTCGCGGTGTCGAACACCGCGTTGATCAACATGCTGATGGCCAGCCGGCTGATCTACGGCATGGCGCGCCAACACGTCTTGCCGCCGGTCCTCGGAACCGTGCACCCGAAGCGGCACACGCCATGGGTGGCAATCCTTTTCACCACCCTGCTCGCCTTCGGGCTGATCTTCTACGTGTCGGCGTTCGCGAGCGGCGACACCGTGGCGATCCTCGGTGGCACCACCTCGCTGCTGCTGCTCGCGGTCTTCTCGGTGGTCAATGTCGCGGTCCTGGTGTTGCGTCGTGACGTTCGGGCGGAAGGCGGCCACTTCAAGACACCGACCGTCCTGCCCGTCATCGGCTTCATCGCCTCGCTGTATCTGGTGCTGCCGACATCGGGCCGGCCGGCCGTGCAATACGTGCTCGCGCTGGCACTCGTCGTCACCGGGGTGGTGCTGTTCGTGATCACCAAGGCCATCAACCGGCAACTCGGACTCCGCGGGCCCGGGATCACCGACCCGACCCATCTGGCCGACGCGCCCTAG
- a CDS encoding alpha/beta hydrolase family protein, whose amino-acid sequence MARMPNLSRRAVLRLGVGAAAGAAGAMALASAPVSAANPVSAPTYTSGSFVSAARGGTTTNWAIARPPGQTGKLRPVIALHGKGQDAAGVMAGGMEQGLAEAVTAGLPPFAVVAVDGGGSYWHKRASGEDSGAMVLDELIPMLGDQGLDTSRVGFLGWSMGGYGALLLGSRLGPARTAAICAVSPALWTSSGAAAPGAFDSAADYAANSVWDQPALGSIPIRIDCGNSDPFYSATKQFIAQLPNPPAGGFSPGGHDGGFWSSQLPAEISWMAPLLVA is encoded by the coding sequence ATGGCCCGCATGCCCAACTTGAGCCGTCGCGCAGTCCTGCGCCTCGGCGTCGGTGCAGCCGCCGGCGCCGCCGGCGCCATGGCCCTCGCCAGTGCCCCCGTCTCCGCGGCCAACCCGGTCTCCGCCCCCACGTACACCAGTGGTTCGTTCGTCTCGGCCGCCCGTGGCGGCACGACCACCAACTGGGCGATCGCGCGCCCACCGGGACAGACCGGCAAGCTGCGCCCGGTGATCGCTCTGCACGGCAAGGGACAGGATGCCGCCGGGGTGATGGCCGGCGGCATGGAGCAGGGCCTGGCCGAGGCCGTCACGGCCGGGCTGCCACCCTTTGCCGTGGTCGCAGTTGACGGTGGTGGAAGTTATTGGCACAAACGCGCATCCGGTGAGGACTCGGGCGCCATGGTGCTCGACGAACTGATCCCGATGCTCGGCGACCAGGGCCTGGACACCTCGCGGGTGGGGTTCCTGGGCTGGTCGATGGGCGGCTACGGTGCCCTGCTGTTGGGTTCGCGGCTGGGTCCGGCCCGCACCGCCGCGATCTGCGCGGTCAGCCCGGCGCTGTGGACGTCGTCGGGAGCAGCGGCACCCGGGGCCTTCGACAGCGCGGCGGACTACGCCGCCAACAGCGTGTGGGACCAGCCGGCGCTCGGGTCGATCCCGATCCGGATCGATTGCGGCAACAGCGATCCGTTCTATTCGGCCACCAAGCAGTTCATCGCCCAGCTGCCCAACCCGCCGGCCGGCGGATTCTCCCCCGGCGGCCACGACGGCGGTTTCTGGAGTTCGCAGCTGCCGGCCGAGATCTCCTGGATGGCCCCGCTGCTGGTCGCCTAA
- a CDS encoding M15 family metallopeptidase, with product MDMATVRICVLVMGLLAGCTSGCAAQPDRAPVAATGAPQPPRAGAVVDQPARVQQVDAAALGATWRPGCPVSPADLRRISLSYLGFDGRPHRGELVVHRDAVSDVIAIFARLYSARFPIERMRTVDNYPDASDELSMQDNNTSAFNCRSLPSGSWSLHAYGRAVDINPLLNPYFSASGDVQPSTARAYLDRNRTEQGMIRDGDVVTRTFAEHGWRWGGHWRDPIDYQHFERR from the coding sequence GTGGACATGGCAACGGTCCGCATTTGCGTCCTGGTGATGGGCTTGCTCGCCGGGTGTACGTCTGGTTGTGCGGCGCAGCCGGACCGGGCGCCGGTGGCCGCCACCGGTGCGCCACAACCGCCGCGGGCCGGTGCGGTGGTGGATCAGCCCGCCAGGGTCCAGCAGGTCGACGCGGCGGCGCTGGGTGCCACCTGGCGACCGGGTTGCCCGGTGTCGCCCGCCGACCTTCGCCGAATCAGTCTGTCGTACCTCGGTTTTGACGGGCGTCCGCATCGCGGTGAGTTGGTGGTACACCGTGATGCGGTGAGTGATGTGATCGCGATCTTCGCGCGGTTGTACTCGGCGCGATTCCCGATCGAGAGGATGCGCACCGTCGACAACTATCCGGACGCCTCAGATGAGTTGTCGATGCAGGACAACAACACCTCGGCGTTCAATTGCCGATCGCTGCCGAGCGGCTCCTGGTCTCTGCACGCCTACGGTCGGGCAGTCGACATCAACCCGCTGTTGAACCCGTATTTCTCGGCGTCCGGCGACGTGCAGCCCAGCACCGCGCGGGCCTACCTCGACCGCAACCGCACCGAGCAGGGGATGATCCGCGACGGCGACGTGGTGACCCGGACTTTCGCCGAGCACGGCTGGAGGTGGGGCGGACACTGGCGTGATCCGATCGACTACCAGCATTTCGAACGGCGCTGA
- a CDS encoding carboxymuconolactone decarboxylase family protein, whose translation MDELRAKGLAKMNEVYGWEMPNIEGDPYFDLTVDHLFGTIWSKPGLSMREKRLMTLSAVTAVGSQDLAEIQVNAALLNGEFTEEELKDIAIFLTQYLGFPLGSGLNGTVSKVVAKRRKAAEKGLAEDRRANVNAAVKMNTGSELDDK comes from the coding sequence ATGGACGAGTTGCGCGCCAAGGGCCTGGCCAAGATGAACGAGGTCTACGGCTGGGAGATGCCCAACATCGAGGGCGATCCGTACTTCGATCTCACCGTGGACCACCTGTTCGGCACCATCTGGAGCAAGCCCGGACTGTCGATGCGCGAGAAGCGGCTGATGACGTTGTCTGCGGTCACCGCTGTCGGCTCGCAGGACCTCGCCGAGATTCAGGTCAATGCCGCGCTGCTCAACGGCGAGTTCACCGAGGAAGAGCTCAAGGACATCGCCATCTTCCTCACCCAGTACCTCGGCTTCCCGCTCGGTTCCGGGCTCAACGGCACGGTGTCCAAGGTCGTGGCCAAGCGGCGCAAGGCCGCCGAGAAGGGGCTGGCCGAGGACCGGCGCGCCAACGTGAACGCCGCGGTCAAGATGAACACCGGGAGCGAGCTCGATGACAAGTAG
- the purD gene encoding phosphoribosylamine--glycine ligase translates to MRVLVIGSGAREHALLLALRRDPQVEELAVAPGNAGTQAIADQYDVDITSGEAVVKLAKRLESDLVVIGPEVPLVLGVADAVRAAGIACFGASKDAARIEGSKAFAKDVMAAAGVRTASSEIVDNPGHLDAALDRFGPPAGQAAWVVKDDGLAAGKGVVVSADRDAARAHAASLLDSGHPVLLESFLDGPEVSLFCVVDGATVVPLLPAQDFKRVGDGDTGPNTGGMGAYAPLPWLSDSVKNQIVDEVVKPVAAELVARGSSFSGLLYAGLAITSSGPAVVEFNCRFGDPETQSVLALLDSPLGQLLHAAATGQLDSFGDLQWRDGYAVTVVVAAENYPGRPRVGDVIHGSEADGVLHAGTARRDDGAVASSGGRVLSVVGTGPDLPAAREAAYALAKSIRLPGSHFRSDIGLAAAEGRISL, encoded by the coding sequence GTGCGCGTCCTCGTTATCGGATCCGGTGCCCGTGAACACGCCCTGCTGCTGGCCCTGCGCCGGGACCCGCAGGTGGAGGAGTTGGCGGTGGCTCCCGGCAACGCCGGAACCCAGGCCATTGCCGACCAGTACGACGTCGACATCACGTCCGGTGAAGCGGTGGTGAAACTCGCCAAGCGGCTGGAAAGCGATCTCGTGGTGATCGGCCCCGAAGTTCCACTGGTGCTCGGCGTGGCCGACGCCGTGCGCGCAGCCGGCATCGCCTGCTTCGGTGCGAGCAAGGACGCCGCCCGCATCGAGGGCTCGAAGGCGTTCGCGAAGGACGTGATGGCCGCGGCCGGGGTACGCACCGCGAGCAGTGAGATCGTCGACAACCCCGGCCACCTCGACGCCGCGCTGGACCGCTTCGGACCGCCCGCCGGTCAGGCGGCCTGGGTGGTCAAGGACGACGGCCTGGCCGCAGGCAAGGGCGTGGTGGTGAGCGCCGATCGCGACGCCGCCCGCGCCCACGCCGCCAGCCTGCTCGACTCGGGACACCCCGTCCTGCTGGAGTCGTTCCTGGACGGCCCCGAGGTATCGCTGTTCTGCGTGGTCGACGGCGCCACCGTGGTGCCGCTGCTGCCCGCCCAGGACTTCAAGCGGGTCGGCGACGGAGACACCGGCCCGAACACCGGTGGCATGGGTGCCTATGCCCCGCTGCCCTGGCTGTCGGATTCGGTCAAGAACCAGATCGTCGACGAGGTCGTCAAACCCGTTGCGGCAGAACTGGTTGCCCGAGGCAGCTCGTTCTCGGGCCTGCTCTACGCCGGTCTGGCCATCACCTCCAGCGGTCCGGCTGTGGTGGAGTTCAACTGCCGCTTCGGCGATCCGGAGACGCAATCCGTTCTGGCCCTGCTGGATTCGCCACTCGGGCAACTACTGCATGCCGCGGCCACTGGTCAGCTCGACTCCTTCGGCGACCTGCAGTGGCGCGATGGATATGCCGTCACCGTCGTCGTGGCCGCGGAGAACTACCCGGGCCGGCCGCGCGTCGGCGACGTCATTCACGGATCGGAGGCCGACGGTGTGCTGCACGCCGGCACCGCCCGCCGGGACGACGGCGCGGTGGCTTCCTCGGGCGGCCGCGTGCTGTCGGTGGTCGGCACCGGCCCCGACCTGCCCGCGGCGCGCGAGGCCGCATACGCCCTCGCGAAGTCGATCCGGCTGCCGGGCAGTCACTTTCGCAGCGACATCGGCCTGGCGGCCGCCGAAGGTCGTATCAGCCTTTAG
- a CDS encoding cytochrome P450, which translates to MSACPFGAGYDFTDPDVLLRGIPVEEFAQLRKTAPVWWNEQGESIFNDGGYWVITRHEDIKTISRDGGTVWSTNAKGAVMRLPEGVTSEQLDLTKALLINHDAPEHTRLRKLVSRLFTPRSVAALEEKLAVAARDIVAAAAEKDSGNFVDDIAMSLPLLAIADLIGVPEEDREKLFHWTNAIMNTDDPDFDSDPTMANAELMGYAYNMAEQRRQCPADDIVTRLVQADVDGDSLGEVEFAFFVILLAVAGNETTRNAMTHGMNAFLENPDQWELFKRERPETAVDEIIRWATPVHCFQRTALVDTEIGGVTVKAGQRAGLFYSSANYDEEVFDQPFQFDILRNPNPHLAFGGNGAHYCIGANLARMEIKLMFNQIADQIPDITKLGEPQRLRSGWINGVKELPVSYRG; encoded by the coding sequence ATGAGTGCATGCCCGTTCGGTGCGGGGTACGACTTCACCGATCCCGACGTCCTGCTCCGCGGCATTCCCGTCGAGGAGTTCGCCCAGCTGCGCAAGACCGCGCCGGTGTGGTGGAACGAGCAGGGGGAATCGATCTTCAACGACGGCGGCTACTGGGTGATCACCCGCCACGAGGACATCAAGACCATCTCCCGCGACGGCGGGACAGTGTGGTCGACCAATGCGAAAGGGGCCGTCATGCGGCTCCCAGAAGGGGTGACCTCCGAACAGCTCGACCTCACCAAGGCGCTGCTGATCAACCACGACGCTCCCGAGCACACCCGGCTGCGCAAGCTGGTGTCCCGGCTGTTCACACCACGGTCAGTGGCGGCACTCGAGGAGAAATTGGCCGTGGCCGCCCGTGACATCGTGGCTGCGGCGGCCGAAAAAGACAGCGGAAACTTCGTCGACGACATCGCGATGAGCCTGCCGCTGCTCGCGATCGCCGACCTGATCGGCGTTCCCGAGGAGGACCGGGAGAAGCTCTTCCACTGGACCAACGCCATCATGAACACCGACGACCCGGATTTCGACAGTGATCCGACCATGGCCAACGCCGAGCTGATGGGCTACGCCTACAACATGGCCGAGCAGCGCCGGCAGTGTCCCGCCGACGACATCGTGACGCGCCTGGTCCAGGCCGACGTCGACGGTGATTCACTCGGGGAGGTCGAATTCGCGTTCTTCGTCATCCTGCTGGCCGTGGCCGGCAACGAGACCACCCGCAACGCCATGACGCACGGGATGAACGCATTCCTCGAAAACCCCGACCAGTGGGAGCTTTTCAAGCGTGAGCGCCCGGAGACCGCGGTCGACGAGATCATCCGCTGGGCCACCCCGGTGCACTGCTTCCAGCGCACCGCGCTGGTCGACACCGAGATCGGCGGCGTGACCGTGAAAGCCGGGCAGCGCGCCGGCCTCTTCTACAGCTCGGCCAACTACGACGAGGAAGTCTTCGACCAACCATTCCAATTCGACATCCTGCGCAATCCCAACCCCCACCTGGCCTTCGGCGGCAACGGCGCCCACTACTGCATAGGCGCCAACCTGGCGCGCATGGAGATCAAGCTGATGTTCAACCAGATCGCCGACCAGATCCCGGACATCACCAAGCTCGGTGAGCCGCAACGCCTCCGGTCCGGGTGGATCAACGGCGTCAAGGAGTTGCCGGTCTCGTATCGCGGTTGA